The following nucleotide sequence is from Acidobacteriota bacterium.
CCTCTGCAATGCGGTCCTTCGTGACACTTGCAGCCTTCGGTGACCACACCGTTGCGCCGACGTCAGTGTATGCCGCGAGTTCGATGGACTCGTCGGAAGTGAGCATCGCGAGCGATATGCCGGGATCGACGGCGTTGATTGCACCGATCGATCGGCGATCAAAGCTCTGCACGGTAACTCTGTCCCGAATCTCGAAAGCGGCAATGACATCGAGCAGACGTAGCTCGAATGGCCCGGCGGTCGTCCCGTCGAATTCGTCACCGATTGCATCGGGGAAGCGGGCGCTACGCTTGGTTTCAACATTGAACCTCACGCGGGCTGCGTTCTCGCGCTGTCTGTCCGTTTTAGATTGGTCGACCGAGTACCTCGCAACGAACTCAATCAGCTCAGCAAATGTGACGATCCCGAAGTCGTCACCCGCAATGGACGTCGCAGCCGAGTCCTGCTGCGGAAATCGCCCCGCATCTGGGTTGCGACTGCAATCGAACCAACGAAGTTCGGCCGCGGTCAACACACGCACAGCTAGGTCTTGCGAGGACGCAGCCGGGGCGTCAGGGTCGGGAATGTCTGGTGGGGCGTCAGTCTTGAGGCCGCATTTCTTGGCATCGATGACGGGGTCATGCCAGATCACAACCTCGTTGTCGGCCGTGAAATGAAGATCAAGCTCGAGCGTCGAAACGCCGAAATCGAGCGCGGTTTCGAACGATGGCAACGTGTTTTCGGGTTTGAGACCGCGGGCTCCGCGGTGTCCTTGTAGTTCAAAACGGGCCAGTGGCTGCTCGACGAGCGATTCTTTGGTGTCCGTGGGCAGAACTCCGTTGTCTGTCGTGCACGCCGCCGCGACCATCGCAAAGGCGAGTGCGGGCACGAGAAGCAGTGGCGAGCGAACTCCTAATCTCATCACGGATAGATCGTACGACACCCTTGGTGCCCGTCCCAAGAGGGCGGTCGGGTCCGCGGTCGCGCAATAGGTGGATGGGGGCTTAGTTCAGATTCCATGTTCGGTGACGGTCCAGGTGGTCGTTGTCACCCGGTCAGCGAGATCGTCGTCGTGTGTCACGAGCAGCAGTGCCCCTTGGTACTCGGTGAGCGCTGCTTCTAGCCGTTCGATCGAAGGGAGATCAAGATGGTTGGTCGGCTCGTCCAGTACGAGCAGCCACCTCGGCGTACCGAGCGCCATTGCTAGCGCCAGCTTCCTAGCTTCACCCGGCGATGGTTCGTTCGAAGCCAGAAGTGCCGAGGGGCTTGACCCAAGTGCTGATACGATCGACAGCACTCGGCCTCTCTCACCTGGTGGCAGCGCCCGCACATCCTCCAGCCGCTTCTCGGCCTGTTGGACCGATGTTTCTTGCTCGAGGTGCAACAGCTTGTCTGCGGGGACTGTCGCGGCGTTGATGAGGTGGCGCAACAAGGAGGTCTTGCCGACGCCGTTGGGTCCGGCAATTCGGATGCGGTCGCCACGTCTGACCTCGACGTTTACCGCAAAGAGAGTCGCCGCTCCGACAGTCACGTCGCCGCGGTACCGGACCAAGAATTCCTTGTTTGCGCGTGTTGACTCGAAGTTGATCGCACCACCCCGAATCTTCCCTATGCCCGTGGCTGCGATCTCCTCCGACACTGCGTGGAGCGTCTTTGTCATTGTCGAGACAGTCTTTGCGCCCGTCTTCTGGCCACGTTCGTGGCGGTAGGTGGCCGCTGATCCTCTCGTGTCGAGGTCACTCTTGCTGGCGCTTCTGCGCTCGCGAATCCGCTTAGCGTCCTGCAAAGTTGTCTTTCTATACTGCTCGTCGAGGCGTCGTGCGAGCTTCTTTTCGTATGCCTTCAATTTGTCGTACGCCGCGACTTGGTCTGCAGTTTTTGCTTCCCAAGCCTCGTGGGCGATGTCGTAACGCCCGCTCCATAACTCGACGCGACCACCGTCCGCGACGCGGATGGTCTTTGCTGTGAGTTGGTTCAAGAGGGCGCGATCGTGGGAAACAACAACCCCGCAACCGTCGAATGTTTCGAGCGAGCGAACGAGAACATTGCGAGCTTCAGTGTCGAGGTGGTTGGTTGGCTCGTCGAGGAGCAGCACGTCGGGGTACCTCGACAACGCTGCTCCGATCTGCCACCGCTTTCGTTCTCCCGGTGACAACGTAGTCCAGCGGTCGAGCTGATCGGGCTCGAGGTTCAGACGAACTCGCATTCGAACAGCGTCTCGTTCCCAGCCCTCTGAGAAGGTCTCGATGTCGGGGGTCAGTTCGTCTACCCGTTGTGCGCAGAGAACGGGGGCGAGGCCGGCGGGGTCCGTCACCACCGAACCGGTATCGGGCGAGCGGGCACCAGAGATAAGGGACAACAGGGTGGTCTTCCCGGCTCCGTTCGGTCCGACGAGGCCAGTCCAACCGGGACCGAGGTCAAAGGTTGTATCCACGACGACGGGGACTGCGGACGAGTAGCTAAAAGAAACGCGTGAAAAATGGACAGCTGGCATAACAACTCCCGTGTTCGGGGCGGGCGACAAACCCGGAGGTGATCGATTCCTCAGTTGGTGTTGTTCATGGTGTCCATGTCGACGACGCGGCCAGTGTATCGCGCATGTGGGCGATCGTGCAGCGCCAGGGTCGCCGGGCGCTTGTTCGGTTGCTGTGCTTATCCGTCGATCATTGGAACAATGATCGCAAAGCTGGGATTCGTGGCTGCGATTCGCTCACCGACCACGGCCTGATACTCGTCCGAGGCGAACGCACGTTGCGCCGACTCTGCCGAGGAAAATCCGAGAATGACGGTTGTCGCTCCGGCGCCGTTTCCTTCACCAAGATCTACGGTGCTGTCTGTGACGGCCAAAACAGTCCCCTCTCCGAGTTCCACAAGGCCAGCGACTGCCGAGGCCCGATAGGTGTCGAGACGTTCGGTGTCCGTGACGTCGTAATTGATGATAAGTAGGGCGGGCATAACTTCTCCTTGTCAGCCGTTCACGATGAAACGGTAGGTGGTCATCCGGTCGACGAGTGCGTCTCGCGAATTCACGGTGTGGTCCTTCGGATTTTCGGGAATCGTCTGATGATCTCTGCGGCCGGCCTAATTTGGTCGATGCCGCCGATGCCCTTACCTGCCCACACGACTCGAAACGAGACGTCAGCATCAGCCGCGGCTTGCCGATGTCGAATGGCGAGCGGTTCTTTCGTGTCCTGGAGTTCGTTCTCGCGGCCGGCCCACTGGTCAGTGAGGTTGGTTCGGATCGACCGGCCAACGTACCCCGCTGGGCATTGCGGGCCACGGACGAGGTCATAGACGGTGCTTTTGATCGTGTCTGCACCATCGGAGCGGACGATGAGCCGCTT
It contains:
- a CDS encoding ABC-F family ATP-binding cassette domain-containing protein — encoded protein: MPAVHFSRVSFSYSSAVPVVVDTTFDLGPGWTGLVGPNGAGKTTLLSLISGARSPDTGSVVTDPAGLAPVLCAQRVDELTPDIETFSEGWERDAVRMRVRLNLEPDQLDRWTTLSPGERKRWQIGAALSRYPDVLLLDEPTNHLDTEARNVLVRSLETFDGCGVVVSHDRALLNQLTAKTIRVADGGRVELWSGRYDIAHEAWEAKTADQVAAYDKLKAYEKKLARRLDEQYRKTTLQDAKRIRERRSASKSDLDTRGSAATYRHERGQKTGAKTVSTMTKTLHAVSEEIAATGIGKIRGGAINFESTRANKEFLVRYRGDVTVGAATLFAVNVEVRRGDRIRIAGPNGVGKTSLLRHLINAATVPADKLLHLEQETSVQQAEKRLEDVRALPPGERGRVLSIVSALGSSPSALLASNEPSPGEARKLALAMALGTPRWLLVLDEPTNHLDLPSIERLEAALTEYQGALLLVTHDDDLADRVTTTTWTVTEHGI
- a CDS encoding DUF1330 domain-containing protein, coding for MPALLIINYDVTDTERLDTYRASAVAGLVELGEGTVLAVTDSTVDLGEGNGAGATTVILGFSSAESAQRAFASDEYQAVVGERIAATNPSFAIIVPMIDG
- a CDS encoding nitronate monooxygenase, coding for MNDRDDLAAVQAFGAAGVALRSALYATHEALDVDEAKRLIVRSDGADTIKSTVYDLVRGPQCPAGYVGRSIRTNLTDQWAGRENELQDTKEPLAIRHRQAAADADVSFRVVWAGKGIGGIDQIRPAAEIIRRFPKIRRTTP